CATGAGAGATAACTCTAGGTCGTAAGTCCCCGAACGGGGTTGGCTGGACAACCTTTCCATTTGATTGCAATGTTTACAAATTATCAGTGTTGCTCGAGTACAAAGGAATTTTTAAATGTCCTTTTCACTCTATAAAAAGCAGAAGAGATCCTAAAAGGAGAGAAAAGATACAGCACCTTTTTTAACAAATTGGCAGATTAGTTGAAGATCTAGCATGGAGCACCTTATAACAAGACAACGGTTTTCTGGAGAGACATGTCATGAAACGCTCTTAGCATATACTGGCTTGAAAAGCTGACTAACATCAATAGTAACTCCCTAGACAAGATCCTTTGTAGTAAACAGAAGCCTGATGATAAACCAATGATTAAGATTTCTGTGGAGAGTATCCAAGAAGGTTGGCTAGTCTAACAACCAACCAGAAAATAAGACAACAGATAGAAGTGGGGCGGTAATCTCTTCTTCACGAAAGAGGCATAACTACAAGATATATTACTGGTATGGTATGCTAGGAAAAATCACCAATACAAAATATTAAAGGTGTTGTGAAAATGATTATAAAAGAAGTACTAAGTTACATTAACGATCTTCCCTTTGAACAATTGTTTAATGACCAAACTATTAAAACAATAAAACAGCAAAAGAAGGATTTATCCCAGAGTGATAAGCGTTTCCTGTTAAAAAAATTAAGTGAGTTTCGCAGTTTTGATGTTCATTTCACATTTTGTGTTATTTTAGCTTACTCGATTTGGTATCCAGATGAAGCCATTGTAGAGGCAAGGAAAAAAGGTGTCTTTAGATACAAAGCATGGGGGTTTAAAACTAACTGCGCTGAATTTCTCTTAAAAAAAATAAAAGAACTATACACGTTAATATCCTATTCCGACGACACCAAACAATTTATAAATAAAAAGCTTATGTTATCTTGGATGTTTGATTTTTACAAAAAAAGCGAAGAGGATTTGATCAAATATATTAAAGAGCACCATCGAAATCGAAGAAGAACTCGTATTGGCACTGCATTCGTTGAAGAATCATTGTTTAAAGAACTTCTTGCCTATGCAGATACAATGTTTTATTTAAATAGTCGCTCATATGAGTATATTAATAAACATAAAATAGAAGGATACAATCATGAAGAAATCTGCGATAGCATTTCATATATAATTTATTTATATGACGCAACTATTGGTATTAAAAGCAATTGCCATTATATTGTTTCGGCGCAATACGTTTTATCTGATGAAATTGAGAAAATAATCTTAATGGCTTGCAAAGTTAATCAACTGCAAGAGTGGGAAATAAGTATTGATTATTTTAACTACAACGTAAAATCAATTGAAAAAAATCTCTTAATTTTCGATGACACACAACTGTTTGAAAAAAGCATTAGATTAGGCTATGTTAGGCGAAACATGCAAGAGCAGCTTTTTTATCATGAAAATATAAAACGTTCAGAAGAGAAATATTTGTCATTATCTGAAGTAGGAGATTATATAAAAGAAAAACTAGGAGAACAATTGGTAAAGGAAGTAGGATCGGGGCCATTATCAAGATATCGTTTTGAATTTCCTGAACCTCTATTTGATCCATTTCAAAATCCGGATATGTTTCAAGGTAAATTTTTCAGAGAAGAAGTGCTATCGATTGCTCATAATGCTAGAGAGATGATCATGAATAATAAAGATGCTTCTGAAAAGAAAATTACTAAAAACTGTACTTTAAATGATGTAGTGCTGTTCCAAAGGTTCTTTTCTCTTATGAACCTTATTGCCAGTCAAATCCTTTTTAATCAAAAGGATAGTAACAAGGTAATTAGGTCGTTGATCCCACATATTCAATATGAAGATTTAATTAATATACTTACAGTTTTCATGGGAGATCGAGTCAGAGCAGAGGAACTTCTTCAACTCTTTACCTATAAAAAAGATTTAAAACTAGATTTACAGTATACTCCTTTCGTACAAGCTTCAGGTGGATTGTTTTTTTCAAATTCAATAGTTTCAAAATCAAATTTATTAAGAAATTGTATAGCATATTCTTACTTAGCAAAAAATCAACTTGTTAACCAAGATGATCGTGAGACATTAGTTCAGGAGTGTATCCGGATCTTTTCAGAAAGACATCAAGAATATCGTGTGTTCTCTAACAAAAAGTTCTCTTACTGTGGGCAGAACGGAGAAGTCGATATTTTAGTAATTTCTGACCAAGATGTTATTATTATTGAATGTAAATCTCCTTTAAGTCCAACAAGTAATTTTGAAATGCGAGCAAGTGTTGAACATATCAATAAGGCTGCAAAACAACTTGATCATTGCAACGCTGCATTTATGGATAAGGCATTCAGAAAGAAATATCTGAAAAGCTTAAACATATCGGATCTTCCACGTAGTATACATACTTGTATAGTTTTTGGAAATAGACTCTTTAATGGATATTCAGTTAACGGTCATCCAATACGATATGTGAG
The window above is part of the Brevibacillus brevis NBRC 100599 genome. Proteins encoded here:
- a CDS encoding nuclease-related domain-containing protein, whose product is MIIKEVLSYINDLPFEQLFNDQTIKTIKQQKKDLSQSDKRFLLKKLSEFRSFDVHFTFCVILAYSIWYPDEAIVEARKKGVFRYKAWGFKTNCAEFLLKKIKELYTLISYSDDTKQFINKKLMLSWMFDFYKKSEEDLIKYIKEHHRNRRRTRIGTAFVEESLFKELLAYADTMFYLNSRSYEYINKHKIEGYNHEEICDSISYIIYLYDATIGIKSNCHYIVSAQYVLSDEIEKIILMACKVNQLQEWEISIDYFNYNVKSIEKNLLIFDDTQLFEKSIRLGYVRRNMQEQLFYHENIKRSEEKYLSLSEVGDYIKEKLGEQLVKEVGSGPLSRYRFEFPEPLFDPFQNPDMFQGKFFREEVLSIAHNAREMIMNNKDASEKKITKNCTLNDVVLFQRFFSLMNLIASQILFNQKDSNKVIRSLIPHIQYEDLINILTVFMGDRVRAEELLQLFTYKKDLKLDLQYTPFVQASGGLFFSNSIVSKSNLLRNCIAYSYLAKNQLVNQDDRETLVQECIRIFSERHQEYRVFSNKKFSYCGQNGEVDILVISDQDVIIIECKSPLSPTSNFEMRASVEHINKAAKQLDHCNAAFMDKAFRKKYLKSLNISDLPRSIHTCIVFGNRLFNGYSVNGHPIRYVRELDMILNNGHIYSGAGTWRVWQSEEFKHEELISFLSPDHPLMISNFNSMEKVEQYMFIKGRKVCFETYVFNFVKAMEQYDMHFSTKNKNDTVREKIHSNYEKYKKFNNSRKR